The following is a genomic window from Hymenobacter chitinivorans DSM 11115.
CCAAAGAAGATAAATACCGACAAGTCGCCCAGGCCGGCATAGCCGTAGGGCTTGGAACCGGCCGTGTAGTTGACGGCGGCCCAGATGGCACTCAGGCCCAGCACCAGAAACGTGAGAAACACCCACAGGCCCGAGAGCCCCAGCGCCACCCACAACAGACTGATGCCCGCCAGAAACGACAAAATGCCGAACACAGCCATGCCCTTCTTCATCTGGGCCGGCGTGATGGCGCCCGACTGCACGGCCCGCTGCGGACCTTCACGGTGCACGCTGTCGGCCCCGTTCTGGGAGTCGCCGTAGTCGTTGGCCAGGTTGCTCAGAATCTGGAGCAGAATGGTGGTTAGGGCAGCCAGGCCCACGACTGCGCCGCGAAACTGCCCGTGGGCCGCGGCCAGAAAGCCGCCCATCATGATGCTGGCCAGGGCCAGGGGCAGGGTGCGGGGCCGGAAGGCCGAAATCCAGGCTTTGGCCGGGCTAGCGGCCGGGTTGGGCGAAGGGGCGGAAGAAGTCATAGGCAACACAAGAAAGTCATTCCGAACCTGCCGAGGTATCCCGCTTGAATCGTTGCAATAGCAATTATATGCCATTGCACGCGAGATGTCTCGCTAAGGCTCGACATGACGTTCTACTGAGAAGAGCGCAAAAAAATTACTGCAGAATAGCGGCTACCAGCTCGTCGCTCATGGGCTTCACCTTCGAGGGGTAGAAGCCCACCACGTGGCCCTGCTCGTCGATGAGGTACTTGCAGAAGTTCCAGTCGGGGGCATCACTGATGGCGCCGTTCCGGGTTTTGTCGGCCAGAAACTGGTAGAGCGGGGCCGTGTCGTCGCCCTTCACCGATATTTTGGCAAACATGGGGAAGGTCACCCCGTAGTTTTTCTCGCAGAAAGTGGCAATCTGCTCGTTGGAGCCCGGTTCCTGCCCCCCGAAGTTGTTGGCCGGAAAGCCCAGCACCGCCACCCGGTCGCCGTGCTTTTTGTAGAGCTCCTCCAGCTCCTTGTACTGGGGGGTGTAGCCGCACTCCGAGGCCACGTTCACGATGAGCAGCTTTTTGCCCTGGAACTGACTGAGCGGCACATTCTTGCCATCAATAGTTTGGACCGTGAAGTCGTACACGGAGCCGCGGGCAGCGGTTTCAGAAGCGGGGCTGGTCATGGGGCTGGTAGTAGCGGGGGAAGAAGTAGTAGTATTCGAGGATACGCCGCAGGCGCCCAGGGCACCGAGCAGCAGAATCAGGGCAGCTTTCATAGCAGGTAGGTTAGGTCGGTGGGCGCCACAGCCGGCTGCTGCAGCGTAACTCCCCGGCGCGGGGCAATGTTTTTGGCGCTGCCAAGGTACTGGTTTACTCGGGTCCGGCTGGCAGCGTGGCCCGGGCGCGCCAGGCGCCTAGGTGCGCTTCTCGGTCAGCCACTTTTCCAGGTCGGTGGGCACGTAGGCCAGCATCTTGTCGAGCAGGCCGGCGGGTGAGTCGTCCTGCTGGAGCTGGGCGCGGTTTTCGGGCCGCAGGAAGCCTTCGGTTACCATGTGGTCCAGAAACTGCAGCTGGTGGTTGTAGAAGCCCTGCACGTTGAAGACTCCGCTGGGCTTTTTGTGCAGCCCCAGCTGCCCCCAGGTCAGGACCTCAAACAGCTCTTCCAGGGTGCCGAAGCCGCCGGGCATGGCAATAAAGCCCTCGGCCAGGTCGGCCATCAGCAGCTTCCGCTCGTGCATGCTTTTCACGACGTGCAGCTCGGTCAGCCCCCGGTGGGCCAGCTCCTTGTCGGCCAGAAAGTCGGGAATGACGCCGATGCTCTTGCCGCCGTTACGGATGACGCTGTCGGCCACGGCGCCCATCAAACCCACCCGGCCCCCGCCGTACACCAGCGTGATGCCGCGCTGGGCCAGCTCCTGCCCCATCAGGTCGGCCTGCTGGCGGTACACTTCATTGAATCCGGGGCTGGCCCCGCAGTAAACGGCAACGCTTTTCATATCGGTAGTGTGTGGTTGAAAGGTGCAAAAAAAGCCCCTCGTTTCGCAAAGAGGGGCTTTTCAGTAAATTTACATCCGCTCCGGCACCTCGATGCCGAGCAGCTTCATGCTAGCCTTGATGGCCCGGCCCGTTTGCACCGACAGCGCCACGCGGAAAGCCCGCTTGGCCTCATCGGGCTCCTGCAGCACCTGCACTTCGGCGTAAAACCGGTTGTAGGCCTTGGCCAAATCGTAGGCGTACTGGGCCACAATGGCCGGCGAGAAGGTGCGGGCCGCCTCGGTTACCACGGTGGCGTAGCGGGCCAGCTCTTCAATCATTTCCCGCTCCGACTTCTGCAAGTCGCCCAGGCTGGAGAAATCAGTGCCGACGGTGACACCCAGTTGCTCGGCCTTGCGACGGAGCTGGGCAATCCGGGCGTGGGAGTACTGAATGAACGGCCCCGTGTGCCCTTCCAGGCTCACCGATTCCTCGGGGTTGAACAGCATCCGCTTCTTGGGGTCGACTTTGAGCAGGTAGTACTTCAAAGCGCCCAAGCCCAGGGTGTGGAAGAGCTGGGCCTGCTCGTCGTCGGTCAGACCTTCGATTTTGCCTTTTTCCAGGGTAGCCGCTTGGGCCGCTTCCACCACTTCGCGCACCAGCTCGTCGGCGTCCACTACGGTTCCTTCCCGGGTTTTCATCTTGCCCGTGGGCAAATCGACCATGCCGTAGCTCAGGTGGTGAATGGCGGCGGCGTAGGGCTTTTCCAGCTTCTGGAGCGTGGCCTGCAGCACCTGCATGTGGTAGTTCTGCTCGTCGGCAATGACGTAGATGCTCGAGTCGTAGTGGAAGTCGGCGTACTTCAGTTCGGCCGTGCCCAAATCCTGGGTCAAATACACGCTGGTGCCGTCCGAGCGGAGCAGAATCTTCTGATCGAGGCCTTCGGCGGCCAAATCCACCCAGGTCGAGCCGTCTTCCTTGCGGTAGAACAGGCCCCGGTCCAGGCCTTCCTGCACCCGCTCCTTGCCCAGCAGGTAGGTGCCCGACTCGTAGTAAAACTTGTCGAAATCGACGCCGATGGCGGCGTAAGTGGCGTTGTGGCCTTCGTAGACCCAGCCGTTCATCTGCCGCCACAGGCTGACGACTTCTTCGTCGCCGGCTTCCCACTTCTGCAGCATGTCGCGGGCTTCGAGCATCAGCGGGGCCGAAGCCTTGGCTTTGTCTTCGGCCACGCCTTCGGCCACCAGCTGCTGCACCTGCTCGCGGTAGTGCTTCTCGAAGAGCACGTAGTACTTGCCCACCAGATGGTCGCCCTTGATACCGTCGCTCTGGGGCGTTTCGGCGTGGCCAAACCGCTGGTAGCCCAGCATCGACTTGCAAATGTGAATACCCCGGTCATTGACCAGATTCACCTTCGAGACGGTGGCGCCGGTGGCTTTCAGAATCTCGGCCACGGAGTAGCCCAGGAAGTTGTTGCGCAAATGGCCCAGGTGCAGGGGCTTGTTGGTGTTGGGCGAGGAATACTCCACCACCACGTTCTGGGGGCCGCCGGTGGGCACGGGCGTGCCGTCGGGCTGCTGCACCAGGCCCTGGAACAAACTCAGCCACTGCTGGTCGGCCACTTCCAGGTTCAGGAAACCCTTGACCACGTTGAAGCCGCTGATACGGGGCTCGTTAGCGGTTAGCCACTCGCCCAGCCCCTGCCCAATCTGCTCGGGACCTTTGCCCAGGGCTTTGGTCAGGGAAAACGTAACGAGCGTAAACGAACCCGCAAATTCCTTGCGGGTGGGCTGAATCACGAGCTGGTCGGGGCCGACCGTAACGCCAAAAACCTGCTGTATGGCCGCGCTCAGCGCCGCTCTGATGTCCTGTTCGAGTTGTTGCACGGGGTGCTGGGTTAATAAGGAGCTCCGCCGTAGGCTCCGGGAAATCCGGCGGAAATGCTGGCGCAAAAGTAACGGAACCCGCGCCGGGTTCAAACTACAACCTGCAACGCGCCGCTGGCGCCCGCCCAACCGATCTTCCGCCCGGTCATCCTTCATCTGGCGTGCGCAGAGTGAAGGACCTTTCTCCCCTCGTCCACTGCCGGTTCTACTATGCAAAAAGCCCTTTACCAGCTGTGGGCAAAGGGCTTTTTAGATTTACGCAGAGGTGTCAGAACCGGGAAAGAGGTCCTGCGCTATGCTTACAAGATTCAGCCGGCAACATAGTTTACAACTGGTATTCACTATTGTTAATTTTCGTCAGTTGTATACCGAAGCTCAGTATACGGTTTACAAAACAACAAGATCATGTATACCTAAAACACCTCAAGAAAGTATACTTACTCCATTTTTTCAGAGCAACGTTTACCCTATTCAATCCTCTTGGAATCAGCGGGAAGTTCTTACCGGCTGGTTACGTCTTCCATCTTGAGGCGCTCCAGGATAGCGTCCGTGGAAGCTTCCAGAATATCAAAGGCGTTTTTGGCCATGGTATTCTCGTTGTCGAGCGTGGGGTTGATTTCCACCATTTCGAAGCATACCACCCGGTCGTTGTCGAGCAGGGCGCGGCACAGGCTGACGGCTTCCTCCACGTTGAGGCCGTCCACGACGGGCGTGCCGGTGCCTTTACTGAAGCGCGAGTCGAGAGAATCCACGTCGAAGCTGATGTAGACCAGGTCGCAGAAGCGCAGCCGCTCGTAGATTTCGCGGGCTACCTGCCGGGCGCCTTTGGCCTTGAATTCGGGCAGCTTGAAGTTTTTGATGCCAAGCCGGTCGATAACGGCGTCTTCCTCGTGCTCGGTGTCGCGCACCACCACGTACACCAGATGCTCAGGACTGAGCTTGGGGCCGGCCTCGCCCAGGTTCTGGAGGCGGCGCCAGAAAAACTCGGTTTCCGGGTCCAGCTCGTTGCGCTGGCACTCGCGGTTGTCCTCGTTCAGGGCCATGGCCAGCGGCATGCCGTGAATGTTGCCCGAGGGTGTGGTGTAGGGCGAGTGGATGTCGGCGTGGGCATCAATCCAGACCACGCCGAGCGTCTTGTAGGGATTGGCCGCCTTGATGCCGGCAATGGTGGCGGCGGCGTTGCTGTGGTCGCCGGCCAGCACGACCGGGAATTCGCCGAACCGGAGCGTTTGCTCCACGGTATTGGCAATGGCCTTTTGCACGGTGTACACCGAGTCGATGTGCTTGGCAAACGGGAAATGGTTTTTGTCGAACAAGACGTGGTTCTGATCCGGCACGGCTACGGCGTTGAAGCGGCGGAAATAATCGGAACCTTTGTTCAGGCAGGCAATCCGAAGGGCATCAACCCCCAGACTGGCCCCACGAGTACCGGCCCCGAGTTCGGAGCGGACTTCGATGAGCTTGATGCGGCGCATACTTACATGGGCAGAAAAAAGTTAAATGGTTCTGATGCTTGCCGATTGATGGGCCCCCCGACCCCCTCAGGCTTGGCGCGGACGGACCTTCCGCCGCGCACAACGAACAAAGCACAACCAAAACCCCGCGGGCGGGGTATCTTTGCGGGCACTAAGTTCGGAAAGTTGGTTGTCAGTTGCTAGTTGTCAGTTGCAGTATTGTTCTGCTTACTGGCAATCAACTACTTCACTAACAACCGACAACTAGCAACTGACAACTAACCCCGTCAATGGATACCTACCACGACCTGATTTCCCAGACCTTTGATTTTCCGACCCAGGAGTTTCACGTCGAGCAGAACGAGCTGCGCTTCCACGACATCGACCTGATGGCCCTGGTCGAGAAGTACGGCACGCCGCTGCGCCTCACCTACCTGCCCAAAATATCGTCCCAGATTCAGCGGGCCAAGGAGTGGTTCCGGGTCGGCATCGAGAAAACCGATTACCAGGGCCAGTACTCCTACGCCTACTGCACCAAGGCCTCCCACTTCAGCTTCGTGGTGGAAGAAGCCCTGAAAAACGGCGTCCACATCGAAACTTCGTCCTGGTTCGACACCAACATCATCCGGGCCATGTACGACAAGGGCCGGGTGACCAAGGACACCTACATCATCTGCAACGGCTTTAAGCCCGAGGCCTACAAGTCGGAAATTACGCGGCTCATCAACGACGGGTTCGTGAACTGCATGCCCATCCTGGACTCGCCCAACGAGGTGGAGTACTACCACGACAACGTGCGCGAGAAGTGCAACCTGGGCATGCGCCTGGCTTCCGACGAGGAGCCGCGCTTCCAGTTCTACACCTCCCGCCTGGGCATCCGCTACGCCGACGCCATTCCGCTCTACGAGCAGAAAATCAAGGATGACCCGCGCTTCGAGCTCACGATGCTGCACTACTTCATCAACACCGGCATCAAGGACACGTCTTACTATTGGTCGGAGCTGAGCCGCTTCGTGCACAAGTACTGCGAGCTGCGCAAGGTGTGCCCCACCCTAACGACCATCGACATCGGCGGCGGTTTGCCCATTCAAACTTCCATTCAGAAGGAGTACGACTACCCCTACATGATTGAGGAGATTCTGCGCACTATCAAGCGGATCTGCAGCGAGGAAGGCGTGCCCGAGCCCCACATTTTCACCGAGTTCGGCATTTTCACCGTCGGTGAGTCGGGCGCTACCATCTACAGCATTCTGGACGAGAAGCTGCAGAACGACAAGGAGCTCTGGTACATGATTGACGGCTCGTTTATCACCAACCTGCCCGATACCTGGGCTCTGAATCAGCGCTTCATTATGCTGGCCCTCAACGGCTGGGAAAAGAAGTACAAGAAGATTCAGCTCGGCGGCCTGACCTGCGACTCTCAGGACTACTACAATGCCGAAAAGCACATCTACCAGGTGTTTTTGCCCGAGCGCAAGCCCGCCACCGACGCCCAGCCGCTCTACGTGGGCTTCTTCCACACCGGGGCCTACCAGGAAAGCCTCTCGGGCTACGGCGGCATCAAGCACTGCCTGATTCCGGCCCCGAAAATGGTGATTCTGGACCGCGACGCCGACGGCAACCTCACCGACCGGGTGTTTGCCGAGCAGCAGGAAGGCGAATCGATGATGCGGATTCTGGGCTACCAGAATTAAAATAGCACACTAAATTTCTGGTCCGGATGGTTGAAGGTCCGGACCAGAAATTGTACTTTTGGTGCTGAACTAGTTTCTCTTACAACACTTTTGGTTTTTCTTGGGATGAAAAAGCTACTCTTATTGGCCTCCGTGGCCCTACTCGGTCTGAGCGCGTGCAACAAGACGAAATGCCCTGCTTATAGCAGCACTAAAGCCGCTAACCGCGTTTCGTCGACCATCACCGCCTCCGCGGCTACCCCCGCTGAGCGCCAGTAGTTTTCGGTAGCTTTTGCGCTAGTCCCGGCTATACTAACGCCGGCTTTCTGCCCCGCAGGAAGCCGGCGTTTTGCGTAGTGCAAGTTGGCAGGCGGCAGTTGAACGAATGGGTACAATTTGAAGGTTAGGAAATCGTTACCAGTTGGTAAATCATTTCCCACCTCTTCCATTCCCGTATTGCCTAATACTTCAGATTGTACTTAAGCATGAAAAAACTGTTGATTGTAGCTGTTGGATGTCTTTCTTTCTTCAGCTCCTGCCGCACCAAGTGTCCGGCCTACTCCGCCACCAAGCCCGCTACCCAAGTTGCCGCGCCCATTATGGCCAGCACCGAGCAACAGTCGGCTCGCCAGTAGTTGCTGGCTTCCTTCAAAAGCAGAACAGCCGGTTTCTCCCCGCGGGAAACCGGCTGCTTCTTTTTAGCTAGCGGCGCTTAGCTACGTACTCATTGCGAGGGCGCCGCAATGAGTACGTAGCTAAGCGCCGCTAAGCGCCCAGAATAATCTCGGTGGCGCCCCGCAAATCGGCAGCGTAGAGTGCGGGGCGGGCTTCTTCGCCTTCGCCCACCAGAATGCCCCGCACGCCGACTTTGGCGCCGGCCTGCAGGTCGCGGAGCCGGTCGCCGACAATCCAGCTCTGGGCCGGGTCGAGACGGAAGCGGGCCATGGCTTTTTCCAGCATCAGCGAGTCGGGCTTGCGCATCAGCGACTCGCTGATGCTGGGGTGGCCGCTGGCGAAGTAGAGGGCGTCAATGGCATTATCGCAGGCCTGCTGCAGCTTTTGGTGGCAGGCTTGCACTTCCCGGGCCGTATACAGGCCCTTGGCAATGCCAGCCTGGTTGGTTACCACAATCAGGCGGTAGCCGGCGGCTTTGAGGCGGGCCAGGCTTTCGGGCACGCCGGCCGCAATAACGAACTCGTCGAGCTGCCACACGTAGTGGCCAATTTCGTGGTTTAAAACGCCGTCCCGGTCCAGGAACACGGCTTTTTCGCGGGCCGGTGGCGCGGTTGCTGCTGCATTCATACGGCCAAAGCTACGGATTCCGGGCCCAGCGCGCCGAACTCCGCGGGGACGGTTACCTTTGCCCTATTCCAACTCAGCGCACCATGCGGATTGCAATTCTTGGGGGCGGTATTTCGGGCCTGACCCTGGCCTTTTACCTGCAGCGGGCCGGCGTGGCCTACGACCTGTTTGAGGCTAGTCCCCGGCCCGGTGGCAATATCCGCTCCGAACACCACGACGGCTATCTGCTCGAAACTGGCCCCAACTCCCTGCAGCTCAGCGACGAACTTAGCGAGTTGCTCGACCATCTGGGCCTCACCGACCAGCTCCAGGACACCGCCGCCGTGAGTGCCAACCGCTACGTGCTGCGCGCGGGCAAGTACCAGAAGCTGCCTGCCTCCCCGCCTGGCCTGCTGCTGAACGGCTTTTTCAGCCTGAAGGCCAAGCTCAACATCCTGCGGGAGCTGCGCCGCCCGGCCCAGAAGCCCGACCCGACCGAAACCCTGGCCGACTTTTTCCGCCGCCGCTTCGGTTCCGAAATAGTGGACTACGCCCTGAACCCGTTTATTTCGGGCATCTACGCCGGCGACCCGGAGCAGCTGCTCGTGCACAAAACCTTTCCTAAAATGGTGGAGCTGGAGCAGACGTACGGTTCGGTGCTCAAGGGGCTGGCCAAGAGCGGCACGCCCGGCACCCGCCGCCGCATCGTGTCCCTGCGCGACGGGCTGCAAACCCTACCCAACACCCTGGCCGCTCAGCTGACCCACGCCCACTTTGGGGCGGCCGTAACCAAGCTTACGCGCACGACGAATGGTCAGTACACGCTCGAAACGAGCGGTGACCAAAGCTTGCCGGCCTACGACGCACTGGTGCTGGCCCTGCCCACGTACGCGGCGGCGCCGCTGCTACAGCCCCTGTTTGCCGCAGCTGCCGCGGCCCTGCAAGCCGTGTACCACCCGCCGATGACGGCCGTGTATACGGCTTACCACCGCGCCGACGTTACCCACCCGCTCGACGGTTTCGGGGCCCTGCACCCCAAGGTGGAGCAGCCCTACGCCGCCGGCAGCATCTGGACCAGCTCCATCTACCCGAATCGGGTGCCCGACGGACACGTTTTGTTTACCACGTTTGTTGGGGGTACGCAGTATGAGGCTCAGGCCCGGCAACCGGCCGAGCAGCAGCTACAGCAAGTGCACGCCGAGCTAAGCCGCTTCTACGGTATTCGGGCCGTGCAACCCCTGTGGCAATACCGGTACTCTTGGGAGCGGGCCATTCCGCAGTTCGACCACCGCATTGTGGCCGCCCACGCGGCGGCCGATGCCCTGGTGGCGGAAGGCATTTACAGCACGGCCAACTGGCGGGCCGGCGTGGGCGTGCCCGACTGTATTCGCCACGCCCGGGCCCTGGCGGAAAAAATTACGGAGGGCGCAAACTGAATCTTTATCTTTGATGCATGAATGACGGGCTCGTCCTGATACCAACCTATAATGAGCGGGAAAACGCGGAGCTGATTATCCGCAAGGTGTTTTCTCTGCCCAAAGGCTTCGACGTGCTCATCATCGACGATGGCTCGCCTGATGGCACGGCCGAGGTGGTGCGCGGCCTGCAGCAGGAATTTCCCGACCGCCTTTTTCTGGAAGAGCGCAGCGGCAAGCTGGGTCTGGGCACAGCCTACATTCACGGGTTTCGGTGGGCCCTGGCGCGCAACTACCAGTACGTGTTTGAGATGGACGCCGACTTCTCGCATAACCCCGACGACCTGATTCGCCTCTACCAGGCCTGCGCCACCGACGGCTACGATCTGGCCATTGGCTCGCGCTACATTCAGGGCGTCAACGTGGTGAACTGGCCCATGGACCGGGTACTCATGTCCTGGTTTGCCTCGGCCTACGTGCGCCTGGTCACCGGCATGCCCATTGCCGACGCCACGGCCGGCTTTAAGTGCTACACCGCCCGGGTGCTGCGCACTATTCCGCTGGACCGCATCCGCTTTGTGGGCTACGCCTTCCAGATTGAGATGAAGTGGCTGGCCTACAAATACGGCTTCCGCATCAAGGAAGTGCCGATTATCTTCACCGACCGCACCCGGGGCACGTCCAAGATGACCAAGGGCATCTTCCAGGAAGCCCTGTTCGGAGTGGTACAAATGAAGCTCAGCAGCCTGTTTCGGTCGTTTGACCGGGCTGCCGGACCAAGCCCGGAATCAACCATTCCGGCACCGGCCGCAACCCCGGCCCGCGAAACCCGGTAAGCTCTTCTACGGCGGCACGACGGCCCCGTAGGCTGCGCTTATGGAAAACTCCCTCCCCTTCTGGGTTGGCTTCAACGCCTTCGTGCTCCTGCTGCTCCTGCTCGACCTGCTGGTGTTCAACCGCAAGGCCCACGTAGTCCGCATGCGGGAGGCCCTGGGCTGGAGTGCGTTCTGGATTGTCCTGTCCCTGGCCTTCAACTACGTGGTGTACCGCACCATAGGCCAGCAGGCCGGCCTGGAGTTTCTGACCGGCTACCTGATTGAGAAGTCCCTGAGCGTCGACAACTTGTTCGTGTTTCTGCTCATCTTCACCTACTTCAAGGTGCCGCAGCAGTACCAGCACCGCATCCTGTTCTGGGGCGTTATCGGGGCGCTGGTGCTGCGGGCGGTTTTTATCCTGGCGGGGGCCGCGCTGCTGGCCAAGTTTCACTTCCTGCTGTACGTGCTGGGCGCCTTTCTGGTGTACACCGGCATCCGCATGGCCCTGAACGCCGGCGGCCCCGACATCAACCCCGACGACAACCCGGTGGTCAAGTTTCTGAGCCGCCACCTGCCCATTACCAGCAAGCTGGAAGGTGGCAAATTCTTCGTGCGCAAGGAGCGGCTGCTGTTTGCTACGCCCCTGTTCGTGGTGCTGGTTATGGTCGAAACCACCGACGTAGTTTTCGCCGCCGACTCCATCCCGGCCATTCTGGCCATTTCGCGCAACACGTTTATCGTTTATACCTCCAACGTATTTGCCCTGCTGGGTTTGCGGGCCCTGTATTTTGCCCTGGCCGGCCTGATGCAGCTGTTTCACTACCTGCACTACGGCCTGGCCCTGATTCTGGTCTTTATCGGCGGCAAGCTGCTCATTGCCGACTTTTACGAGCTGCCCATGTCGATTTCCCTGGGCGTGGTGGGGCTGCTACTGCTGGGCTCGGTGGTTTTGTCGCTGCTTTTTCCCAAAAAGGACGGACCCGTCATCCCATCCGGGCCCTGAATGGACTTTACAGGCCGCTGAATACAAAAAGCCCCGGCAGCAGCTGCTACCGGGGCTTTTCTGTGGTCAAACTAGCCTTACTCCTTGGGCGGCGTGGTGGTAGCCGGCGGGGTAATGGTGGTGTTTACGCCCGCGTCGGGGGCCTGGCCGCCGAGCAGGTCAATCAGGTTGAGCGGCTCAAACTGGGAGGAGTCGGCGGCAAATACGGTGCGGGTCGTATCGGGGCGCACGGCCCGGAAAATGGAGCCGTGGGCCCGGCCGGGGAAGCTCAGGTTGTAGGTCACACTGTTGCGGGCCTCCTCCGAAATCATGCCCTTGCGCTCCATCAGGTCGGCAATGAGGCGGTGGAAGTAACGGGCCGAGCTGCGCATCTCCCCGTACTGGTTGAACGACATCTGGTAGCGCTTGGGCCGCGGAATGATGCTGGCCAGGTACAGGCTTTCCGACAGGTTCAGGTTGCCGGGCTGCTTGTCGAAGTAGAAGCGCGCGGCCTCGTTGACGCCGTAGATTTTCGGGCCCCACTCGATGATGTTCAGATACACCTCAAACATGCGCTCCTTGGACACGAGGCGGGTATTTTCAATGAGCCACACAATCAGGGCTTCCTCAATCTTGCGGGTCACGGTTTTTTGTCGGGTCAAAAACACGTTTTTGACCAGCTGCATCGAAATCGTGCTGCCGCCGCGGGCAAAGCGCTTTTCCTTGATATTCTGGATGGCCGACTTCACGAAAGCCTTTTCCATGAAGCCCTTATGCGTCATGAAGCGCGGGTCCTCGGCCGTCATGATGGCCCCCTTGAGGTAGTCGGCTACCTCGTTGTAGGGCGTAAACTTCGGGTTCGACGGGCCCACGGTGAAGGTTTTGATGGAGTCCCCCTTGTCGTTGTAGGCCGTGTAGGGGAAGTCCTCGTTGAGCTTGTTCAGGTTTTCGCGGCCGAAGCGGCTGATGCGAAAGTTTTTCGGCGTCAGGCCGGAGTTGAATTCCAGGCTGTCGAGCTGATTCATGTCCAGGGCCAGGTGCAGGCGGTAGGTCAGCGTGCCTTCGCCCTGCATACCTTCCAGGGTGTTGAACATACCCTCGGGCAGGGCCTCGAAGAACGTGTTGGCCGGCGTCTCGGCCGATTCCACGTCGGCCTTCACCTGCAGGCCGGCCAGGGCCTCGCTGCGGCTGCGCAACCCGTTCACCATTTTGCCAATCACCCGCTCGTTCACCGGCAGCTTGCGCACGCTCACCACGGGGAAGAACTCCATACGGTTCAGGGTCACCTTAGTGCCTTTGTCGAGGGCGGCGAAGGCCTGGCCCAGGCGGGCGACGAAGTCGATGCCGCCGCGGGGAAAGCGCACGTCCCGGTCCGAGAGCTTGGGGTGGTTTACAATGAAGTTGGCGGCCGAGGCCGTGCCGCGCACGGTCAGCTCGTCGTCATCCAGCTCCTTATCCGTCAGGCTCAGGCGCAGCGTGTCGAACTGCACCCGGGCCCCGTAGCGGCGCAGCACGTAGGGCAGCACCACGGGGCGGCGGCCCAGGCCAAACACCTCGGCCGTGAGGGCATAGTCGCCGGGTTCCACGTGGCCCTGCACCCCGACGCGGTTTTCCACCGAGTCGATGACGGCCGTTACCTGCCCGCTGATGTCGCCGTCCTCAATGGCCAGGCGGGGCATGGTAATGCGGGCCCGGTGCCGGGGGCTTTCGAAGGTGACCAGGAAATTGCGAAAATCGGCTTCTTCGG
Proteins encoded in this region:
- a CDS encoding 1,4-dihydroxy-2-naphthoate polyprenyltransferase, translating into MTSSAPSPNPAASPAKAWISAFRPRTLPLALASIMMGGFLAAAHGQFRGAVVGLAALTTILLQILSNLANDYGDSQNGADSVHREGPQRAVQSGAITPAQMKKGMAVFGILSFLAGISLLWVALGLSGLWVFLTFLVLGLSAIWAAVNYTAGSKPYGYAGLGDLSVFIFFGLVGVCGTYYLQARELPLGILLPAAALGCFATAVLNVNNIRDIRSDELAGKITIPVRLGPVRARRYHWLLLVLGLGAAIVYVAFTYHSPWQWLFLLAAPLLLRNARAVWQRQDSMQLDPLLKQMALTTLVFTLLFGLGQVLG
- a CDS encoding glutathione peroxidase is translated as MKAALILLLGALGACGVSSNTTTSSPATTSPMTSPASETAARGSVYDFTVQTIDGKNVPLSQFQGKKLLIVNVASECGYTPQYKELEELYKKHGDRVAVLGFPANNFGGQEPGSNEQIATFCEKNYGVTFPMFAKISVKGDDTAPLYQFLADKTRNGAISDAPDWNFCKYLIDEQGHVVGFYPSKVKPMSDELVAAILQ
- a CDS encoding LOG family protein, which codes for MKSVAVYCGASPGFNEVYRQQADLMGQELAQRGITLVYGGGRVGLMGAVADSVIRNGGKSIGVIPDFLADKELAHRGLTELHVVKSMHERKLLMADLAEGFIAMPGGFGTLEELFEVLTWGQLGLHKKPSGVFNVQGFYNHQLQFLDHMVTEGFLRPENRAQLQQDDSPAGLLDKMLAYVPTDLEKWLTEKRT
- the argS gene encoding arginine--tRNA ligase, coding for MQQLEQDIRAALSAAIQQVFGVTVGPDQLVIQPTRKEFAGSFTLVTFSLTKALGKGPEQIGQGLGEWLTANEPRISGFNVVKGFLNLEVADQQWLSLFQGLVQQPDGTPVPTGGPQNVVVEYSSPNTNKPLHLGHLRNNFLGYSVAEILKATGATVSKVNLVNDRGIHICKSMLGYQRFGHAETPQSDGIKGDHLVGKYYVLFEKHYREQVQQLVAEGVAEDKAKASAPLMLEARDMLQKWEAGDEEVVSLWRQMNGWVYEGHNATYAAIGVDFDKFYYESGTYLLGKERVQEGLDRGLFYRKEDGSTWVDLAAEGLDQKILLRSDGTSVYLTQDLGTAELKYADFHYDSSIYVIADEQNYHMQVLQATLQKLEKPYAAAIHHLSYGMVDLPTGKMKTREGTVVDADELVREVVEAAQAATLEKGKIEGLTDDEQAQLFHTLGLGALKYYLLKVDPKKRMLFNPEESVSLEGHTGPFIQYSHARIAQLRRKAEQLGVTVGTDFSSLGDLQKSEREMIEELARYATVVTEAARTFSPAIVAQYAYDLAKAYNRFYAEVQVLQEPDEAKRAFRVALSVQTGRAIKASMKLLGIEVPERM
- a CDS encoding arginase, whose amino-acid sequence is MRRIKLIEVRSELGAGTRGASLGVDALRIACLNKGSDYFRRFNAVAVPDQNHVLFDKNHFPFAKHIDSVYTVQKAIANTVEQTLRFGEFPVVLAGDHSNAAATIAGIKAANPYKTLGVVWIDAHADIHSPYTTPSGNIHGMPLAMALNEDNRECQRNELDPETEFFWRRLQNLGEAGPKLSPEHLVYVVVRDTEHEEDAVIDRLGIKNFKLPEFKAKGARQVAREIYERLRFCDLVYISFDVDSLDSRFSKGTGTPVVDGLNVEEAVSLCRALLDNDRVVCFEMVEINPTLDNENTMAKNAFDILEASTDAILERLKMEDVTSR
- a CDS encoding type III PLP-dependent enzyme domain-containing protein, with the protein product MDTYHDLISQTFDFPTQEFHVEQNELRFHDIDLMALVEKYGTPLRLTYLPKISSQIQRAKEWFRVGIEKTDYQGQYSYAYCTKASHFSFVVEEALKNGVHIETSSWFDTNIIRAMYDKGRVTKDTYIICNGFKPEAYKSEITRLINDGFVNCMPILDSPNEVEYYHDNVREKCNLGMRLASDEEPRFQFYTSRLGIRYADAIPLYEQKIKDDPRFELTMLHYFINTGIKDTSYYWSELSRFVHKYCELRKVCPTLTTIDIGGGLPIQTSIQKEYDYPYMIEEILRTIKRICSEEGVPEPHIFTEFGIFTVGESGATIYSILDEKLQNDKELWYMIDGSFITNLPDTWALNQRFIMLALNGWEKKYKKIQLGGLTCDSQDYYNAEKHIYQVFLPERKPATDAQPLYVGFFHTGAYQESLSGYGGIKHCLIPAPKMVILDRDADGNLTDRVFAEQQEGESMMRILGYQN
- a CDS encoding D-glycero-alpha-D-manno-heptose-1,7-bisphosphate 7-phosphatase — protein: MNAAATAPPAREKAVFLDRDGVLNHEIGHYVWQLDEFVIAAGVPESLARLKAAGYRLIVVTNQAGIAKGLYTAREVQACHQKLQQACDNAIDALYFASGHPSISESLMRKPDSLMLEKAMARFRLDPAQSWIVGDRLRDLQAGAKVGVRGILVGEGEEARPALYAADLRGATEIILGA